In Melanotaenia boesemani isolate fMelBoe1 chromosome 1, fMelBoe1.pri, whole genome shotgun sequence, the genomic window TGTGGTGTTTACTGAGCACAAATATCACACAGTGATTATGAATGTTTGAGTTTTACAGATAAACTGTTCAGATGAAGAGAAGGGAGTCAGGCAATTGAGAGCAGACTCCTCCCTATGAACTTTAGAAAGATCTTCTTCTGCTGAGGCTCATTCCTCATCTCCACCACAGCAGAGGTAAGTAGGAACCAGAAAAGACATTTAAACTGGATCATTGTCTCAGGTGTGTTGTTTTACTCACAGTTTGTTAACCAGCTGCACGTGATAATTGGGAAGGGAGTCAAACTCAGGATGGTGGGCATGGTGACTGGCAGTATCCTGATTAAATTACTGCTGTGTACAATATCATGACTGTGGAATAATACTGCCTTTACGGGTTTGTTTCCTCTGGAAATCACACAATCTGCTGCAGGTGAAGggatggtaaatggtctgtatttatatagcactttactgtacctggtatgatacccaaagcactttacatcatacatcacattcacacactgatggcggaagctgccatgcaaggtgctaaccATGATCCATCAGGGCAATTTTGGGACACCTCGAAATGAGTTCAACAGGCCAAGGactgaaccagcaaccctcaggctacaaggcaaccactctacccactgagccactaTATAGCTAACAGGTGGTGGCAGCTGTGTTAGCTAAAAGATGGTGGTAGCTAACATAGCTAACAGGTGCTGTTACCAgcctggtaaaggatctggttgttatgtaaaagcattaactttaacttgttttaagaATTGCTTGTTATAACCTGATTATAACCTATAACACTGATTTCActttaaaatacatcattgacctaaattcatttgttaaaagactaatatttttttttatttgactaaaactaaactacAACTATGAAACTTAGAaacgactaaaatgtgactaaaaataataaagcatttttgtcttgaagactaaaactgagactaaaactgagatgctgcTACAAACAACACTGCAATGACATGTGAGCTGGAGGAGCATTCCAGCCATGTATGAACCCTCCTTTCGGCAGCAGGTTCCACAGGACATGTGTAACGCAAGGACCCCTCAGAGACAAAGGCAGGTTAATGATCTTTTACATGATTACACAACAGGAACTCGGAGGACTTGTCTCACTGTGAAAACGGAGGAGGCGGCGGGGGGTAAGGGAAGCCAGGAAtagagagggagtgagtccttCATGAGCGTAGgataaggtccgacagggagtgactgtggtgctggtgtatatgAGGACTGATGAGTcaatgggagacaggtgtgacaggttggcttGATTGGAGAGATgggatcaggaacaggtgtggaggatcaggggagtgccGACGGAGGATTGGCAGGACAGGCCGTGACAACATGAGAGAACGATGTAATGAAGCCTTTGACATGAAAAGAAACCTCCACCCTGAGCAGTGTGAGAGACTGGTAGCCCTTACAACACAACAAGCAGCTTCACAATCCTGGCATATTCACAGAGCAGGTAAAATCACCAGCTCTGCTTTTCACCGTGCATCTAAAGAAGTTCATTTAGATAGAACAACCTAATGAAAACCATGCACTATAACTCCTTCCCAGGCACAGTAAGAGTGCCTGGGAAGGCCTTTCCGATGCCCCTTTTAAAGAAGATTTCTGTCTTGACCAAAGATTCCAGCTGAAGAAAACACACCAGTATTACCACCAGGTTCAGCTCCACATCTTTGTCTGCAATGTCCAGTATTCTGATTTTGTGGTTTGGACATCTAAGGAACTGATTTTAAATCGAATCCCAAAAGATGAACAGCTCTTACACGAGGTTTTGCCTGCGTTTCTTATCTGGCATTTTACCAGAACTTTTAACCCGCAGCCAAGATCCTGCACTCCAACCATTAAAACTTTGTAGTACCTGTAAAAAGGTAAAGTTTGGGGAAATGATTGACTGTATGGTATGTAAAAACTTCTACCATAACAGTTGAATGCAAATTAAAAGAAGACCACAGAACGCCATTGCAGTCAATGTACAGGAATAATCTTTATGGATATGTAAACACTTGATTCATGGCCACAAGTAAAATGTGTTGTGTATTCTGTATTGTCGTTTGGCCATGCATTCAGTATTCAATGTGTGAGTAAATCTTCATGTCCacaatttatttaacaaattgCAATATGTGAAAAAGGGCTCAAACCAATGATCTAGATACAAATTTACcgatttaattttgtttaatttgtttagatATTTAGAGATTGTTTAGATATATCTTGTGTagatatttaaatacattattttataataagctttcaactgaagagccacgtattcaaaagaagtaaaacttccaaGATATAACTGCTTCCactgaaattattcattaaataaaactgctcctactcctcctctcctgttcagtctgacctcactgataaaactaaagttgggagggTTGATTCGATAAGAGCAGCTGCTCtgttatcttggtttaaccaggtttcagttaaaaacataaaattaagaTTGTGTTCagtgataaaatattaattaaaaatgttttccctgctaatgacctaacatttaataaagctattTGAtgggtttatttaatttaattggaaTTTAATGAAGCACTTCCAAGTTACTGCAGTGAATTGGCAACAGTTCACTTTCCACCAATTTATATTATAACCTGGGAAGGAGCAGTTTTCTGAGGTTGTGAAATGAACATCAACGCGTCATCAGTATAAAGGGAGATTTTGCTTGATGTGTACTAAGTCTCATTACCAGGTGGGTACATTGCAGACCTCTAAGACTGATGGGGTAAGAGTGGATTACTACACAGCTGTTAGAAACCTTCATCCTCTTTCCTCCTCATGCACATGGAGAAAAGCAGAACTTCCTAGGAGCTCAGTCCTCTAGATCTAGGGATTTGGAAGTGGAGCAAGACTTTGGACTGTTAAAAAGTTTGTCCAGATGGTCAGTTAGAGTCTAGTCTTGAATTCATGTCTTCTGTCCTTTCAGATATGCTTAAAACCTGGATctgcttcttcctcctcctttcaggtAAATTTATCCTTCATTCAAACTCATTTGTAGCTTCTTTTGTTTGCCAGTATCCATTGATGTAATGCTGTCCCACTTCTGCAGGGGGGAGGACATTTATGATCCACAACACTCAGCTCAGCCTGTGTCTGGAGGACTCAGAGGACAAAGTCCTCTTGAAGAAGTGCAACCTGGACTCAGAATCTCAGCAGTGGGTCTGGACCAACCAGGGCATGCTGATGTGTGTCTCGTCCTCCAGATGTTTAACCTCTGAAGGAAATGAGCTGGTCCAGACTCGGCCCTGCAACAGGCCAGATGTGGATGCTGCAGGACTAAAATGGGACTGCAACAGCAGCAGACTTATCAGCAGAAACACCTCCATGTTCCTGTCCAGCAACGGCAAGCATGTGACTCTCAGCCAGCACAGCAAGCATTCAAAGTGGAGGTCTCTGGATGAGGGGGACATCTGCCAGGACAGACTCAGTAAGTCTGTTCTGTAGGCTTCATCCTTCAgtattttacttgttttgttaaacattttatgtaaattatttatgtaaattagAAGCATCTTGATAAGAATTTTCAGCATCAGACTAATGATGGGTCTGCTGGTATGAAGCTGGGATGTTGTGTTCCTCCTCAGGAATGAGGAGAGCATCAGAAGACTCGGGCCAGTTTGAGTATGAAGACGAGTCAGCCAGAGAGCAAGGCATGACGGAGGAACAGAGGGAGTATCTCCGCTGGTACTACCGCACAGAGGACCGTAAGTTGATCATGAGATTACAGATCATATCTTAGGTTCCTCAGATTTATTTGAGCTGCAGGGATGATTAGTTAGGTGGATCTGAAAGTCTTGACCCTCACAAAACCTGAAGCTGTTTTTTCACCACACCTCCAATAACTAGAGTAGGTGaacttcatcttcctcacctCATTGTGGTGGACCAAATGGAGAAGTGTGGGCTAATCCAGACCATCTATTAGTCAAACACCTTCTGTCCAAACCAGTTCTTGGAGAACAATATTGCTATTTTCTAGAGATGGTTTTCCTTGGTTTCTTCCATGCATGAGCATGTGTCTGTGAGCCAACTGTACCTGTGTCAgccattttaatttacttttaaaacacaatgttgtaaaccaggggtgcccaaatccagtcctcgagatctaccatcctgcaacttttagatgcaacccttctccaacacacctgaatcaaatgactggctcgttaccaggcctctgcagagctgaatgacatgcagatgacctctgattcaagcgtgttggagaagggttgcatctaaaagttgcaggatggtagatctcgaggaccgaacttgggcacccctgttgtaaacaaacacacaagcagatACAAAGACAAAGTAGCTGGATGCATTTCTAGTCCAGTTTTGTcgagctgaactccaaggttcTTGTTTTCCGTCACCACGTCCACCTCTTCTCTCAGGAAGTAAACAGTGCTGTGTTTACTCCTGGTCCtcctgaagttttttttatgttctagatgaggtgattgtttctgctccatctcacactgaccagttctctgtacttcTCGTCCATCATCAATACTCCctacagctgcagagtaatcagagtatttctgaaggatgacaggactcagagttgtactggaagtctgaggtgtacagtgtgaagagaaatggtgagagaaCAGTCCCTTGTGATTGGAGTAGATTAGAttagcctttattgtcattatacgcAGTACAATGGGATTTAAAAAGCAGCTCCATAAATGTGCACACACTATTACTATAATAAAGAAAGGCTCGGCAATATAAAATATAgagaaaagtaaatataaatacacaataaaacgACTGAGCTAATGTAAGGTGGTGCAGTGGTCAGTGCAAATAATTTATGTGCAAATGGCAGTGCAGTTTGATTTAGTGCAAGTTTGCGTTCAATGTGGTGACAGCCTTGAGGAAGAAACTGTCCCTGAGTCTGTCTGTTCTGGCCTTCATGGACGAAAGCGCCTGCCAGAAGGCAACAGGTTGAAGAGATGGAAGCCAGGGCGGGTGGTGTTCTTTAAgattctggctctgctgagacAGCGGGAGGCATAGATGATAGTCAGGGAGGGCAGAGGGCAGACAATGATCTTTTGTGCAGTATTTGTTACCCTCTGCAGCAGGGCCGGCTCTGCTCTGCAGTCTCTTCCTGTCGGCCTTTGTGCAGCTGGCGAGTCACAGCAGAGGTCAGCAGGCTGTCAATGGTGGACCAGTAGAAGGTCACCAGCAGATGTGTGTGTAATTTCTCCTTCCTGAGCTCTCTGCTactgctgggccttcttgacCAGCACTGTGGTGTTAACCGAGCAAGAGAGGTCCGCAGAGATACGAGGAATTTGAAGGACTCAACTCGCTCTACACATTCACCATACAGAGGGGCTGCTCTGTTAAGCCTGAAGTCCAGGAGTGGTGcttcagtgctgctgaccaccatctcagacacactgCTCGGGTGCGTGGTATGGATATGGATATGGGCATGGGCGTCACCTTGGGGGATGTGGGTGTTTCGACACCCACAATTTTCATGGTAAAAGGACCCAgcacttttgctgttttatatatatatatatatataaacttctGCACAAACGCTGCTCCAGTCGGTCTGTGCTGCGtgactccctcctctcctcctcctcctactctCCTGTTGCTCCTTGAAGCTTGATGTGactgttggtgatcagctgaacTGCTTTCTTGTCCCAGCGTCATCTCTCTTGTTTATCGTTCACCTCGTGCTGAAGAAGAAACTAGCAGGATGTTCTGTAAAACGGTAGCCCGTTTAATCAGAAAGCCTTTTGTTTGCATGTATTTtctattattgtcattattgcTGAGGTTTGCTGGTGATACGGCTGTAAAACCTGCTGGTCCTGAT contains:
- the si:cabz01068815.1 gene encoding solute carrier family 51 subunit beta, coding for MLKTWICFFLLLSGGRTFMIHNTQLSLCLEDSEDKVLLKKCNLDSESQQWVWTNQGMLMCVSSSRCLTSEGNELVQTRPCNRPDVDAAGLKWDCNSSRLISRNTSMFLSSNGKHVTLSQHSKHSKWRSLDEGDICQDRLRMRRASEDSGQFEYEDESAREQGMTEEQREYLRWYYRTEDPTTWKFVLLGLAFICLLIGFLLLGMGAVANKNRKKIAKYKAAASFLKKSEDEELRVISPSRDNGASSQHDGLLQVHKSSMSSRDTSELKAGDIVVTWRDGNTSNLYPGPEEKGKWKEDKQKEVSNSEEEAHDGEMKNETEPDVEFIK